Proteins encoded together in one Candidatus Krumholzibacteriota bacterium window:
- a CDS encoding ABC transporter permease subunit yields the protein MLRTLILKELKFYFTSPKFIFTFAACGLLILLSVSIGIQGYKNDIRQYDTSRALEKQVLAERTSWAFLATRTFIYPDPMRIIVAGVTNDIGRFSLVSATEQVALRSSAYSNDPIFAVFRLLDLNFIFLVVLSLFAILFTYDAINGERESGTLRLTFSNAVPRVSYIAAKFAGAWLGLVIPLLIPLLVVVLLLILAKIPFSAAHWFDFSLFIGISLVYFTFFISLGILVSASTRHASTSFLVLLVAWVSLTLIVPRLGVMAAGKIMPVPSTAEINSIADAYSKGRWKDYTDRMIEISRARNTAMADMTEQEREAYREENEWTWMEESDGMRKELQSDIKDNTRRLQEEQRNRLAGQERLAFTLSRFSPASAFQLAAMKIAGTDTGLKPRYQESIEKYRDLFLDHARVKEKATGGGMGGININFDSEKGISVSTPRGRPTIETSDMPLFMPPEISLGTVLSSTITDFVLLIIYTSMVLAAAFVAFLRYDVR from the coding sequence ATGCTGCGTACTCTGATTCTGAAAGAACTGAAATTTTACTTTACCAGCCCTAAATTTATATTCACCTTTGCCGCCTGCGGCCTGCTGATACTCCTCAGCGTGAGCATAGGAATACAGGGCTATAAAAACGACATCAGACAGTACGATACGTCAAGGGCGCTCGAAAAACAGGTTCTCGCGGAAAGGACGTCCTGGGCCTTTCTCGCGACGAGGACATTCATCTATCCCGACCCCATGAGGATAATCGTCGCGGGAGTCACCAATGACATAGGCCGGTTTTCTCTTGTAAGCGCTACCGAACAGGTGGCTCTTAGAAGCAGCGCCTATTCGAACGATCCGATATTCGCCGTCTTCCGGCTGCTTGACTTGAATTTCATTTTTCTCGTGGTCCTGTCCCTCTTCGCGATCCTTTTCACATACGACGCGATCAACGGCGAACGCGAGTCGGGCACACTAAGGCTGACATTCTCCAATGCCGTTCCAAGAGTCAGCTATATCGCGGCAAAGTTCGCGGGAGCTTGGCTCGGCCTTGTCATCCCTCTTTTGATACCTTTACTTGTCGTGGTGTTGTTATTGATCCTGGCGAAGATCCCATTTTCGGCCGCTCACTGGTTCGATTTCTCACTCTTTATAGGAATCTCCCTTGTTTATTTCACCTTTTTTATCTCCCTGGGAATACTCGTCTCAGCGTCTACCCGGCACGCAAGTACATCATTCCTTGTTTTGCTTGTCGCGTGGGTGTCATTGACACTTATCGTGCCTCGCCTTGGCGTTATGGCCGCGGGCAAGATCATGCCGGTACCCTCGACCGCTGAGATAAATTCCATCGCTGACGCTTATTCGAAGGGCCGCTGGAAGGATTACACCGACAGGATGATAGAAATATCGAGAGCGCGAAATACAGCCATGGCGGATATGACTGAACAGGAGCGTGAAGCATATCGCGAAGAGAACGAATGGACATGGATGGAAGAGAGTGACGGGATGAGAAAGGAACTTCAATCTGACATCAAGGATAATACACGGCGGCTCCAGGAAGAGCAGCGGAACAGGCTGGCCGGGCAGGAGCGCCTTGCTTTCACTCTATCACGTTTCTCTCCCGCCTCGGCCTTTCAACTCGCCGCAATGAAAATCGCCGGGACCGATACAGGACTTAAACCGAGGTACCAGGAATCGATTGAAAAATACAGGGACCTGTTCCTCGATCACGCCAGAGTGAAAGAAAAGGCGACCGGAGGTGGGATGGGTGGGATCAATATCAACTTCGACTCTGAGAAGGGGATCTCGGTCTCGACGCCCCGCGGCAGGCCAACAATAGAAACGAGCGATATGCCTCTCTTCATGCCTCCGGAGATATCTCTCGGCACTGTTCTTTCCAGCACTATAACCGACTTCGTACTGCTGATCATTTATACATCCATGGTGCTGGCCGCTGCCTTCGTCGCGTTTCTAAGGTACGATGTAAGGTAG
- a CDS encoding ABC transporter permease gives MIKLIIMKELRDMLGSKKFQLSFIVCSLLIILTFFVGAGNHQLNIVRHEAAVRENLGKMNGMTDWTQVRNTRVFLPPGPLEALVCGVSNDIGRTIEISGTGELVTEDSRYNDNPVMAVFRFLDIDFIFQIVLSLFAILFVFDAVSGEKERGTLRLIFTNPLPRDKFILGKWAGTMLAVCLPMTIPVLTGCLILPLSGVDLTAGEWTRLGIIVFTGFLFFSAFVALSLFISTMSKKSSNAFLILLVLWIFAVLIIPRSAVLLAGNAVEVPSVDQLQAQKTRFRMQSFMEDFEKMDGFVPENKDDPEKAMAEFNQLMEKIHDERDRKEQELADRLNEDRRNRQLVQQKYAFNLARVSPSASFSLAATRLAGTSLGLKEHFIDEAYGYQRSYVEFIRDKTGMSPRGGVVMLMVNDDDAEETMIDPGEIPEFDYHGSDLKADLSIASMDIGLLALFNIIFFAGAFAAFLRYDVR, from the coding sequence ATGATAAAACTGATAATTATGAAAGAACTCCGCGACATGCTTGGATCGAAAAAGTTCCAGCTCAGTTTCATCGTCTGTTCCCTTCTGATAATCCTCACCTTCTTCGTCGGCGCCGGTAACCATCAGCTTAACATCGTAAGGCATGAAGCGGCAGTCCGCGAGAACCTGGGCAAGATGAATGGGATGACCGACTGGACCCAGGTCCGCAACACACGCGTATTCCTCCCGCCTGGTCCTCTTGAGGCTCTTGTATGCGGAGTCTCGAACGATATAGGCAGGACCATCGAAATCTCCGGGACAGGGGAACTCGTCACGGAAGACAGCCGCTACAATGACAATCCGGTGATGGCTGTCTTCAGGTTCCTTGATATTGATTTCATATTCCAGATCGTTCTCTCCCTTTTCGCGATACTCTTCGTCTTCGACGCGGTAAGCGGGGAAAAGGAACGAGGCACGCTCCGTCTCATTTTTACCAACCCCCTTCCACGCGACAAGTTCATACTGGGGAAATGGGCGGGCACGATGCTCGCCGTATGCTTGCCAATGACCATCCCTGTTCTGACAGGTTGTCTCATCCTCCCTCTATCCGGGGTCGATCTGACTGCGGGCGAATGGACAAGACTCGGGATTATAGTCTTTACCGGCTTTCTCTTTTTCAGCGCCTTCGTCGCCCTTTCGCTCTTTATTTCGACGATGTCCAAAAAATCATCGAACGCGTTCCTGATACTTCTTGTCTTATGGATATTTGCCGTACTGATCATACCCCGCTCGGCCGTACTTCTTGCCGGAAACGCCGTGGAGGTGCCTTCGGTCGATCAGCTGCAGGCCCAGAAGACACGGTTCAGGATGCAGTCGTTTATGGAGGATTTTGAGAAAATGGATGGCTTCGTGCCTGAAAACAAAGACGATCCCGAAAAAGCGATGGCGGAATTCAACCAGCTTATGGAAAAGATCCACGACGAAAGGGATAGAAAAGAGCAGGAACTCGCCGACCGCCTGAACGAGGACCGCAGAAACCGGCAGCTTGTGCAACAGAAATACGCTTTCAACCTTGCGCGCGTCAGCCCGAGCGCATCATTTTCTCTCGCAGCGACTCGGCTCGCAGGAACATCCCTCGGGCTGAAAGAACACTTTATTGATGAAGCGTATGGTTATCAAAGATCATATGTAGAGTTTATCCGGGACAAGACCGGAATGAGCCCTAGAGGCGGAGTTGTCATGCTTATGGTAAACGACGATGATGCGGAAGAGACTATGATCGACCCGGGAGAGATTCCGGAGTTCGATTATCACGGCAGCGATCTGAAAGCCGACCTGAGCATCGCTTCGATGGATATAGGACTTCTCGCACTTTTCAATATAATATTTTTCGCGGGAGCATTCGCGGCTTTCCTGCGATACGACGTAAGGTAG
- a CDS encoding ABC transporter ATP-binding protein, protein MIEAVGLTKRYNDGVLALDDLSFSIDRGEVFVMLGANGAGKTTTINLFLNFIEPTSGEARIDGIDVTREPLKAKQKAAYVSENVMLYENFTAIQNLDFFARLGGRTDYTTEDYRRVLSRVSLDEESHFKKLKDFSKGMRQKCGIAIAILKDAPAVLLDEPTSGLDPRAGHEFIELIKSLREEKKSVLMSTHDIFRAKEIADIVGIMSAGRLVMRRTRQELESEDLHRLYMQYIGSASDAVAS, encoded by the coding sequence ATGATCGAGGCGGTCGGTCTGACGAAACGCTACAACGATGGCGTACTGGCTCTCGACGATCTCTCCTTTTCCATAGACAGAGGAGAAGTGTTCGTCATGCTAGGCGCGAATGGCGCGGGGAAAACAACCACTATAAACTTGTTTCTCAATTTCATAGAACCTACATCCGGAGAAGCGAGGATCGATGGAATAGATGTGACCCGCGAGCCGCTCAAGGCAAAACAGAAAGCCGCATACGTTTCCGAGAACGTAATGCTTTACGAAAATTTCACCGCCATCCAGAACCTCGATTTCTTTGCCAGGCTGGGAGGCAGAACCGATTACACGACTGAAGATTACAGGCGAGTCCTCTCAAGGGTAAGTCTCGACGAGGAAAGCCATTTCAAGAAACTCAAGGATTTCTCCAAGGGGATGCGCCAGAAGTGCGGAATCGCTATCGCCATCCTCAAGGACGCTCCCGCTGTCCTGCTTGACGAACCGACGTCGGGTCTCGATCCCAGAGCGGGACACGAGTTCATCGAACTTATCAAATCACTGAGGGAAGAGAAAAAATCGGTTCTAATGTCGACTCACGACATCTTCAGGGCGAAGGAAATAGCAGATATAGTAGGTATCATGAGCGCAGGCAGACTTGTAATGCGGCGCACTCGCCAGGAACTCGAAAGCGAGGACCTTCACCGTCTTTACATGCAGTACATAGGCAGCGCTTCCGACGCGGTCGCGTCCTGA
- a CDS encoding HAMP domain-containing histidine kinase, translating to MGSRKNNFIILGSLVAAALAGLIIVQVTWLNHAYNRELGVFSRNVGGALSAVIRKIESNEAWVIVSNLVVDDSGRSSERTMSFKIKKGDIFEQGGVTRDVEGGGYRFHNVLVSPDSTRGERGGKKIILDNDSYSYNMENNFITIMLVDTAAAVADTTIFSQMIEDTLLSASTSASDTIPFLERRYIIEKVVEEMDGKNSAAVTDRIEPSWLDSVIACTLKEAGIETPYAYGITMTGGDSIIIAIPDEYRDGLSRSEFRTPLFPHDLVKRGEQLVLYFPEKSGYLLGRERVFLVVALLSIVMLAGCFIYIIRAMWRQKRFSRQIVDFINNMTHEFKTPISTVAIAGENLGSMDEGIEPERIRNYARIISQESRRMRHQVEKILEMAALEEGDLNLSPVRVDIHTLLEGVVDGISVRINKAGGRINTVFSAFDPGIEADPTHLSSVFHNLLDNALKYTDGDPVIDISTEGDEKVVVVSIRDNGIGMQKGELRNIFNRYYRVSTGDLHDVKGFGLGLSYVRLIVEAHGGTVAVTSSPGRGSTFRLTLPRVLRKEDQR from the coding sequence ATGGGATCACGGAAAAACAATTTTATCATCCTTGGTTCTCTCGTCGCAGCGGCGCTTGCCGGGTTGATCATAGTCCAGGTGACATGGCTTAACCATGCGTACAACCGGGAACTCGGCGTATTCTCCCGGAATGTGGGAGGGGCCCTCAGCGCAGTCATCAGGAAGATCGAGTCCAACGAGGCATGGGTGATCGTTAGTAATCTTGTCGTTGACGATTCGGGTAGATCCAGTGAGCGAACGATGAGCTTCAAGATCAAGAAGGGTGATATATTCGAACAAGGAGGTGTGACCCGTGACGTGGAAGGTGGTGGCTACAGGTTTCATAATGTTCTTGTCAGCCCCGATTCTACGCGCGGCGAGAGAGGCGGAAAAAAAATTATATTGGATAATGACAGCTACTCCTACAACATGGAAAACAATTTCATCACGATCATGCTGGTCGATACTGCAGCGGCCGTCGCCGACACGACCATCTTTTCGCAGATGATCGAGGATACACTCCTGTCAGCTTCTACCTCCGCCAGCGATACGATCCCATTCCTTGAGCGACGATATATAATCGAAAAAGTAGTCGAGGAGATGGATGGAAAGAACTCGGCTGCCGTAACAGACAGAATTGAACCTTCATGGCTCGATTCTGTCATCGCCTGTACTCTCAAAGAAGCAGGGATCGAAACTCCCTATGCTTACGGTATAACCATGACCGGGGGAGATTCCATTATCATTGCCATACCGGATGAGTACAGAGACGGGTTATCGAGATCGGAGTTCAGGACGCCGTTGTTTCCTCATGATCTTGTCAAAAGGGGAGAACAGCTTGTCCTCTATTTTCCGGAAAAGTCAGGGTATCTTCTCGGACGTGAGAGGGTTTTTCTTGTTGTAGCGCTGCTGTCGATCGTCATGCTTGCCGGATGTTTCATATATATCATACGCGCGATGTGGAGGCAAAAGAGGTTTTCCAGGCAAATAGTGGATTTTATTAATAACATGACCCACGAATTCAAGACTCCGATCTCGACAGTTGCTATCGCGGGAGAGAACCTTGGGTCGATGGATGAAGGGATTGAGCCGGAGCGGATCAGGAATTACGCGCGTATTATTTCCCAGGAAAGCCGGAGGATGAGGCATCAGGTCGAAAAAATACTCGAAATGGCCGCCCTGGAAGAGGGTGATCTTAATCTTTCTCCCGTACGAGTAGATATCCACACTCTTCTCGAGGGCGTGGTAGATGGTATTTCGGTGAGGATCAATAAGGCGGGTGGACGGATAAACACCGTGTTTTCGGCATTCGATCCAGGGATAGAAGCGGACCCTACGCATCTCAGCAGCGTTTTTCACAACCTTCTCGATAACGCCCTTAAGTATACTGACGGTGATCCTGTCATAGATATCTCAACTGAAGGCGACGAAAAAGTGGTTGTTGTTTCTATAAGGGATAACGGTATCGGGATGCAGAAGGGGGAGTTGCGGAATATTTTCAACAGATATTACCGCGTCAGCACGGGAGACCTTCATGATGTGAAAGGGTTCGGGCTGGGGCTTTCATACGTCAGGCTCATAGTGGAAGCACACGGAGGTACGGTCGCCGTGACAAGTTCGCCCGGGAGGGGATCGACCTTCAGGCTGACCCTTCCAAGGGTACTTCGCAAAGAGGATCAGAGATGA
- a CDS encoding response regulator transcription factor — translation MKKVRILLAEDDLNLGFVLEESLERQGYEVVRCADGTEAGETFRTGDFDLLILDVMMPKKDGFTLAREIRRLDSKIPVIFLTARSLKEDRIRGFKTGGDDYLTKPFSMEELLLRIQAVLRRTAGTKTGSGFSRYEIGDYLFDHDRRELSWGGSIKKLTDKEADLLGLLCERLESVLDRETALGRIWGEQGYFTSRSMDVYISKLRKHLSGDPRIEIINVRGRGFRLVVRED, via the coding sequence ATGAAAAAGGTCCGTATACTGCTGGCTGAGGATGACCTCAATCTCGGATTCGTGCTGGAGGAATCACTCGAAAGGCAGGGTTACGAGGTCGTAAGGTGTGCCGATGGGACTGAGGCTGGTGAAACTTTCAGGACGGGAGATTTCGACCTTCTCATTCTCGATGTGATGATGCCGAAGAAAGACGGGTTCACTCTGGCCAGAGAGATAAGGCGGCTCGACAGCAAGATCCCCGTCATCTTTCTTACCGCAAGGTCTCTGAAAGAAGACAGGATCAGGGGATTTAAAACCGGCGGCGACGACTACCTTACAAAACCGTTCAGTATGGAGGAACTGCTCCTGAGAATACAGGCTGTCCTGCGAAGGACTGCAGGTACAAAAACGGGTTCCGGCTTTAGTAGATATGAGATAGGTGACTATCTTTTCGATCATGACCGCCGTGAACTATCTTGGGGCGGTTCGATAAAAAAACTGACAGACAAGGAAGCTGATCTACTGGGACTTCTCTGCGAGCGTCTCGAATCGGTACTCGACAGGGAAACGGCGCTTGGCAGGATCTGGGGAGAGCAGGGATATTTCACATCGCGCAGCATGGATGTCTATATTTCGAAACTTCGAAAACACCTCTCCGGCGATCCTCGCATCGAGATTATAAACGTCCGCGGCAGGGGTTTCAGGCTTGTCGTAAGGGAAGATTGA
- a CDS encoding CHAT domain-containing protein: MPFAKTFLLYFFLCLFIVYGSAPAKNETTEALLDRVDSLVLKGQIDSARTALEMAVSHALSVYGKSDSTIALRIWWKDEQSVPHYFRNHAQAESLITRVVKIKEKISGDNDPELSQMLQNLANCHMSKGEFDKAKVLSERTIQLRKEDSYRRHIDVGRALVNLAYIANKENRIGSADSLYKESISIFESELDPGSPLIPDVLGRYGYFNYSQGKYGKAEANFVKALELKVKHDESDYRNIALYYSMLGSVYRKIGKYSESEEMHRRAVELRRKEFGNEHELVAQSLSDLARICGFQTKLVEAELFYRESLAIREKLFGPEHPMVAASLNSMAWLYLIQRKLDDAERLYQRVLDIRKRSLGPEHPDVARAITGLAYVARYRGDYSKAEQLNRQALAIREKAQGLEHPNRVYNLSELAVVLQLQKKFGEAEKYLMEVVELREKSFGGNYPTLATDLNQLAFLYLRQGRDEEALTLQEKALSIVEKSFGEKHSTVALVHRSMCITLRQQERYVEAINHAEKDCLMWLEMFRENAMVLSEQDALTYSQTCSSAIDNYITCCADAGFDIMPGKRQLFDVLLSSKGQIADQMYERAQMATARDTDAITARLFESLRLTRFELANLFTLGAQNDPDSYRARLDSLSTDARELEAELLRQGIDKGKKREYEKINTQRIASLVPEGAALVEYIKYSYAPADLSDEIPRYLALLIAHGKPPRIFDIGQASELEPLITQYRQNIESTLGREPATFDKRIYEKLGQKLYARLWEPVEKQLGDDTTVLISPDGALNLVSFAGLVDRSGSYLIEHRPLHYLSSARDLTRLNGRKTNQAKGLLALGDPDFGSPANKLPQPSKHDSIGQTGPVIVASRDARSFTGDFNSIDLSPLPASRNEIEAIVKKWKKMTDEEAKVHFGLDASEERFKAEASGTRVIHLATHGYFLKHESLRGEHGENSRSEAAVIGENPLLQSGLFLAGAKLRKEDGKNTGAEDGILTAYEVSTLDLRGVELVVLSACETGLGEVKEGEGVYGLRRAFQMAGAGTVISSLWPVSDQATAEIMSNLYGRRDDTMPVIIRNAQLKKLREIRSAGRVDHPATWGAFIAIGDWR; encoded by the coding sequence ATGCCTTTCGCGAAAACATTCTTATTGTATTTTTTTCTTTGTCTTTTTATCGTCTATGGCTCTGCTCCGGCAAAAAACGAGACAACAGAGGCACTCCTTGACCGCGTGGATTCACTTGTATTGAAAGGCCAGATCGATTCAGCGAGAACCGCTCTTGAGATGGCTGTTTCCCATGCCCTGTCGGTCTATGGAAAATCGGATTCGACAATCGCCCTTAGAATATGGTGGAAAGATGAACAATCAGTCCCTCACTATTTCAGAAATCATGCGCAGGCGGAAAGCTTGATTACCCGTGTTGTAAAGATCAAAGAGAAGATCTCGGGCGACAATGACCCGGAACTATCCCAGATGCTCCAGAATCTGGCCAACTGTCATATGTCGAAGGGAGAGTTCGACAAGGCAAAGGTCCTGTCCGAAAGAACCATTCAATTACGAAAAGAGGATTCGTATCGAAGGCATATAGATGTAGGACGCGCATTGGTCAATCTTGCTTATATAGCTAATAAGGAAAACCGGATCGGGTCTGCTGATTCTTTATATAAAGAGAGTATATCTATTTTTGAATCCGAACTGGACCCTGGTTCTCCACTGATCCCCGATGTGCTAGGTCGCTATGGATATTTCAATTACTCGCAGGGTAAATATGGAAAAGCCGAAGCGAATTTTGTAAAAGCGCTGGAACTGAAAGTGAAACACGACGAATCCGATTACCGCAATATAGCTCTCTATTACAGTATGCTCGGATCTGTATACAGAAAAATTGGGAAATATTCCGAATCAGAGGAAATGCACAGGCGCGCTGTCGAGCTTCGGAGAAAGGAATTCGGGAACGAACACGAGTTGGTTGCCCAATCCCTTTCTGATCTCGCAAGGATTTGCGGGTTTCAGACAAAACTCGTAGAGGCGGAGCTGTTCTATAGGGAATCGCTGGCAATTCGTGAGAAATTGTTCGGACCTGAACATCCCATGGTGGCGGCTTCTCTGAATTCAATGGCATGGTTATACTTGATTCAACGCAAACTGGACGACGCAGAGAGGCTATATCAGCGAGTCCTTGACATTCGGAAAAGATCACTGGGCCCCGAACACCCCGATGTAGCCCGGGCAATAACGGGCCTGGCATACGTTGCCAGGTACAGGGGGGATTACTCTAAGGCTGAGCAGCTGAACAGGCAGGCGCTGGCGATAAGGGAAAAGGCGCAGGGCCTCGAGCACCCTAACCGCGTATATAATCTGAGCGAACTTGCTGTGGTACTTCAGCTCCAGAAAAAGTTTGGTGAAGCTGAAAAATACCTTATGGAAGTGGTCGAACTCCGTGAAAAATCATTTGGCGGTAATTATCCAACACTGGCGACAGATCTGAACCAGCTCGCATTCCTCTATTTGAGACAGGGAAGAGATGAAGAAGCGCTGACTTTGCAGGAAAAGGCTCTATCGATAGTTGAAAAGTCGTTCGGGGAGAAACATTCCACGGTGGCCCTCGTTCACAGATCAATGTGCATAACATTAAGACAACAGGAAAGATACGTGGAAGCGATCAACCACGCTGAAAAGGACTGCCTGATGTGGCTTGAGATGTTCAGGGAAAACGCGATGGTGCTTTCCGAGCAGGATGCTCTGACCTACTCCCAGACCTGTAGCTCTGCCATTGACAATTATATAACCTGCTGCGCCGATGCAGGATTCGATATCATGCCGGGAAAAAGGCAATTGTTCGATGTGCTGTTATCAAGTAAGGGACAGATTGCCGATCAGATGTATGAGCGTGCGCAGATGGCAACTGCTCGTGACACAGATGCTATAACAGCGAGGCTGTTTGAATCGCTCAGACTTACGAGATTCGAATTGGCCAACCTGTTCACTCTGGGGGCCCAGAATGATCCTGATTCCTATCGCGCGAGACTGGATTCGTTGAGCACCGATGCACGTGAATTGGAAGCAGAACTATTACGCCAGGGTATAGATAAGGGCAAAAAAAGAGAGTATGAAAAAATAAATACTCAGCGAATAGCTTCCCTCGTGCCGGAAGGAGCCGCACTCGTCGAATATATAAAGTACTCGTACGCCCCTGCTGATTTATCCGATGAGATTCCACGTTACCTCGCTCTTTTGATTGCTCACGGTAAACCACCCAGGATTTTCGATATCGGGCAGGCCTCCGAGCTGGAACCGCTCATAACACAGTATCGCCAGAATATTGAATCAACACTGGGAAGAGAACCTGCAACTTTCGACAAACGGATCTACGAAAAACTTGGCCAGAAACTTTACGCCAGACTCTGGGAACCGGTTGAAAAACAGCTGGGCGACGATACGACAGTATTGATTTCTCCCGATGGAGCGTTGAACCTCGTCTCCTTTGCCGGACTTGTCGATCGAAGCGGTTCCTACCTTATCGAACACCGGCCGCTGCATTATCTTTCTTCGGCGCGCGACCTGACCCGATTGAACGGCAGGAAGACAAATCAGGCAAAAGGACTACTTGCTCTGGGGGACCCGGATTTCGGCTCACCTGCCAATAAGCTACCGCAACCCTCTAAACATGATTCAATTGGACAGACCGGACCGGTTATTGTTGCCAGCCGGGATGCCAGATCATTCACCGGAGACTTCAATTCTATTGATCTGAGTCCACTGCCGGCTTCCAGGAACGAAATCGAAGCGATTGTAAAAAAGTGGAAAAAAATGACCGATGAGGAGGCCAAGGTTCATTTCGGACTGGACGCAAGCGAGGAACGGTTCAAGGCAGAGGCTTCCGGTACCCGGGTGATCCATCTTGCCACTCACGGGTACTTTCTGAAACATGAAAGCCTCCGTGGTGAACACGGGGAAAACTCCCGGTCTGAAGCAGCGGTTATCGGCGAAAATCCGTTGCTGCAATCCGGACTTTTCCTTGCCGGCGCGAAGCTCCGAAAGGAGGACGGCAAAAACACGGGCGCTGAAGATGGGATCCTGACCGCTTATGAAGTATCAACTCTCGATCTAAGGGGCGTTGAACTGGTAGTGTTGTCTGCATGCGAGACCGGCCTTGGCGAGGTTAAGGAAGGAGAGGGCGTTTACGGTCTGCGCCGGGCCTTTCAGATGGCAGGAGCGGGAACTGTCATCAGTTCGCTGTGGCCAGTATCAGATCAGGCAACAGCCGAGATTATGAGCAATCTGTATGGAAGAAGGGACGATACTATGCCTGTTATAATCCGCAACGCTCAACTCAAGAAGCTGCGGGAGATACGGTCGGCAGGGAGAGTCGATCATCCTGCGACCTGGGGCGCCTTCATTGCAATCGGAGACTGGCGGTAA